A part of Chanodichthys erythropterus isolate Z2021 chromosome 4, ASM2448905v1, whole genome shotgun sequence genomic DNA contains:
- the LOC137019259 gene encoding zona pellucida sperm-binding protein 4-like encodes MAGNWGVVQSLLLCVWFCAFCHAVPQLSNLPQNPQALMLQHTGQRFQQPAQQQASQPQASQRFQQPAQQASQPSPQRFQQAVQQQASQPFQQAAQQASQPSPQRFQQAVQQASQFPQQLQQASQQSPQRFQQAVQQQASNQFSQQFQPKQPVVQAEPLDKCAVADYEQIQCGPPGISGAECEAINCCFNGQQCYYGKAVTVQCIRDGQFVVVVARDVTLPRLSLDSVRLLGGNDPPCSPVGSTPSFAIYQFPVTACGTSMMEDSGYVVYENRMTSSYEVGIGPLGSITRDSHFELLFQCRYSGTSVEALVVEVNTVPPPPPVAAPGPLRVELRLANGQCVTKGCAEGDEAYTSYYSDADYPVTKVLREPVYVEVRILERTDPNIVLMLGHCWATSTASPLSLPQWDLLVDGCPYQDDRYLTTLVPVAGSSGLQFPTHYKRFVVKMFTFVDPSSLAPLQETIFIHCSTTVCHPSSGSCEQSCSRKRRDAHIKSISSEQTVVSSGEVNLVM; translated from the exons ATGGCAGGAAATTGGGGTGTTGTTCAGTCTCTGCTACtttgtgtgtggttttgtgctTTCTGTCATGCTGTTCCACAGTTGAGTAATCTGCCCCAGAATCCTCAAGCTCTGATGTTGCAGCATACTGGCCAGCGGTTTCAACAGCCAGCTCAACAACAAGCTAGTCAACCGCAAGCTAGCCAACGGTTTCAACAGCCAGCTCAACAAGCTAGTCAACCATCTCCTCAGCGGTTTCAACAGGCAGTTCAGCAACAAGCTAGTCAACCGTTTCAACAGGCAGCTCAACAAGCTAGTCAACCATCTCCTCAGCGGTttcaacaggcagttcaacaagcTAGTCAGTTTCCTCAACAGCTTCAACAAGCTAGTCAACAGTCTCCTCAGCGGTTTCAACAGGCAGTTCAGCAACAAGCTAGTAATCAGTTTTCTCAACAGTTTCAGCCTAAGCAACCAGTGGTGCAGGCAGAGCCCCTTGACAAATGTGCTGTAGCTGATTATGAGCAGATCCAATGTGGACCACCTGGTATCAGTGGTGCTGAGTGTGAAGCTATCAACTGCTGCTTTAACGGACAGCAGTGTTACTATGGGAAGGCAG TGACTGTCCAGTGTATAAGAGATGGTCAGTTTGTGGTAGTGGTGGCTAGAGATGTTACTCTGCCTCGATTGAGCCTGGATTCAGTCCGTCTCCTCGGTGGAAATGATCCACCTTGCAGTCCTGTGGGATCCACACCTTCCTTTGCTATATACCAGTTCCCCGTCACTGCGTGTGGCACGAGCATGATG GAGGACAGTGGATATGTGGTGTATGAAAACAGGATGACTTCCTCATATGAAGTGGGGATTGGACCACTTGGTTCCATCACAAGGGACAGTCATTTTGA GCTTCTCTTCCAGTGTAGGTACTCTGGTACTTCTGTGGAAGCTCTGGTTGTGGAGGTCAATACcgttcctccacctccaccaGTAGCTGCTCCTGGACCCCTCAGGGTGGAGCTTAGACTGGCAAATGGTCAATGTGTCACCAAAGGCTGTGCAGAAG GGGACGAGGCGTACACATCCTACTACAGTGATGCTGATTATCCAGTCACAAAAGTCCTGCGGGAGCCTGTGTATGTTGAGGTGCGCATTTTGGAGAGGACTGACCCCAACATTGTCCTGATGCTGGGACATTGCTGGGCGACATCAACTGCCAGTCCACTCAGTCTACCCCAGTGGGACCTTCTGGTTGATGG ATGCCCTTACCAGGATGACCGTTACCTGACCACACTGGTTCCAGTGGCTGGATCTTCTGGTCTTCAGTTCCCAACCCACTACAAGCGCTTTGTTGtgaagatgtttacatttgtggATCCATCATCACTGGCTCCTCTGCAGGAAACC ATCTTCATCCACTGTAGTACAACAGTGTGCCATCCCTCTTCTGGCTCCTGTGAGCAAAGCTGCAGTAGGAAAA GAAGAGATGCACACATCAAGTCCATCTCCAGTGAGCAAACTGTGGTTTCTAGTGGTGAAGTTAACTTGGTCATGTGA
- the LOC137019263 gene encoding zona pellucida sperm-binding protein 4-like, with amino-acid sequence MAGCWCAVQFLVLWVCAFCHAVPQLSNLPQNSQALMFQQTGQRFQQPAQQQASNQFSPQFQPKQPVVQAEPLDKCAVADYEQIQCGPPGISGAECEAINCCFNGQQCYYGKAVTVQCIRDGQFVVVVARDVTLPRLSLDSIRLLDGNDPPCSPVGSTPSFAIYQFPVTACGTSMMEDSGYVVYENRMISSYEVGIGPLGSITRDSYFELLFQCRYSGTSVEALVVEVNNVPPPQPVAAPGPLRVELRLANGQCVTKGCAEGDEAYTSYYSDADYPVTKVLREPVYVEVRILERTDPNIVLMLGRCWVTSTPSPLSLPQWDLLVDGCPYQDDRYLTTLIPVAGSSGLQFPTHYKRFVVKMFTFVDPASLAPLQETIFIHCSTAVCHPSSGSCEQSCTRKRRDVDFKTISNGQTVVSSREVNLVM; translated from the exons ATGGCAGGATGTTGGTGTGCTGTTCAGTTTCTGGTACTTTGGGTTTGTGCTTTCTGTCATGCTGTTCCACAGTTGAGTAATCTGCCCCAGAATTCTCAAGCTCTGATGTTCCAGCAAACTGGCCAGCGGTTTCAACAGCCAGCTCAACAACAAGCTAGTAATCAGTTTTCTCCGCAGTTCCAGCCTAAGCAGCCAGTGGTGCAGGCAGAGCCCCTTGACAAATGTGCTGTAGCTGATTATGAGCAGATCCAATGTGGACCACCTGGTATCAGTGGTGCTGAGTGTGAAGCTATCAACTGCTGTTTTAACGGACAGCAGTGTTACTATGGGAAGGCAG TGACTGTCCAGTGTATAAGAGATGGTCAGTTTGTGGTAGTGGTGGCAAGAGATGTTACTCTGCCTCGATTGAGCCTGGATTCAATCCGTCTCCTTGATGGAAATGATCCACCTTGCAGTCCTGTGGGATCCACACCTTCCTTTGCTATATACCAGTTCCCTGTCACTGCATGTGGCACGAGCATGATG GAGGACAGTGGATATGTGGTGTATGAGAACAGGATGATCTCCTCGTATGAAGTGGGGATTGGACCACTTGGCTCCATCACAAGGGACAGCTATTTTGA GCTTCTCTTCCAGTGTAGGTACTCTGGTACTTCTGTGGAAGCTCTGGTTGTGGAGGTCAACAACGTTCCTCCACCTCAACCAGTAGCTGCTCCTGGACCCCTCAGGGTGGAGCTTAGACTGGCAAATGGTCAATGTGTCACCAAAGGCTGTGCAGAAG GGGACGAGGCATACACATCCTACTACAGTGATGCTGATTATCCAGTCACGAAAGTCCTGCGGGAGCCTGTGTATGTTGAGGTGCGCATTTTGGAGAGGACTGACCCCAACATTGTCCTGATGCTGGGACGCTGCTGGGTGACATCAACCCCCAGTCCACTCAGTCTACCCCAGTGGGACCTTCTGGTTGATGG ATGCCCTTACCAGGATGACCGTTACCTGACCACATTGATTCCAGTGGCTGGATCATCTGGTCTTCAATTCCCAACCCACTACAAGCGCTTTGTTGtgaagatgtttacatttgtggATCCAGCATCACTGGCTCCTCTGCAGGAAACT ATCTTCATCCACTGTAGTACAGCGGTGTGCCATCCATCTTCTGGCTCATGTGAGCAAAGCTGCACTAGGAAAA GAAGAGACGTTGACTTCAAGACCATCTCTAATGGACAAACTGTGGTTTCTAGTAGGGAAGTTAACCTGGTCATGTGA